The Polypterus senegalus isolate Bchr_013 chromosome 11, ASM1683550v1, whole genome shotgun sequence sequence AATGAATATTTCCTGCTGGAACTTCATTGATTCAGGTATCTCTTAATGGATTTATAGATCTAATTCTGACTCCATTGTATTCTGTACTTTTGAATCCTTGGTTATGTATTCTGAATTATTGAAATTCATTGTTCAAAGTAATAGGTGATATTtgacttgtcttttttttttgtgtgtttatttttttattactattttttttaattgtgtaggCCAGCAAAGATAAAGAGAATTCCTGTCCTACTGTGTCTAAATCAATAGTGAATAAGAGCAAGATCGGAAACGGCGCAAATTGTTCTAATTATGCTGTGTCTATTGATGACCGTAAGCCTTGGAATTCAAGCACTCTGATTTCAAGACCATCTGTGAAGACCTCTGTTTCCTCCAAGCCCTTGCCAAGTAGTTCTgcagcaaagccccctagtcgaTCTGCATGTGTACCTTTGGAAAACCTTAGGGTTTCTGGAGCATCACGGCAACATCTGTCTGCAAAAGGTTTAATTCCAAACCATCGGCCTTCCAGTGCCACTCTGCAGCCCTCCTCAAGGACCCAACTGCTACCTTCTGTAAGGACTGCAGTTAAAAGAGCAGGGGAGGGAGCATATGTTCACAATAAAACCACAGCCAATCAATTTGCTAAAGACTCTGGCACATTTCGATCATTTGGAGACTTAAGAGCCACACGGCTGTCTTCTAGGGTAGTGGGTACAAAAACTGCCCTCGCTGGAAGGAGACCAGAAGAAGCAAAGAGCAACTGCAAGACAGACGGGCAGAGTTCCAGGACTGTTGCAGTCCAAGACCAGAAATCCATGATCCCACTCTCAAGCGGACATTCCCGTAGATCTTTTCAAAGTCAGGCACGTATCAAATCCTGTGATAGAGTAAGTGCACGTAAAGTTACAGACAGACGTACGCTTGGTTCTCGGACTGCTGCCTTCACAGATAAGAACAGACCTTCTTCTGCAACCTTTGACATGCACTTTTCAAGACGGGAACCTAGTGAATTGAAAAACAATGTAAAATCTGCtgagggaaataaaaaaatactttccaATAAACGTAGTATATGCAAAAAGGAGAATAACCACCCAGTGGCAAGCAATACGATGACTACCAGGCCATCCTCATTGCCCAATTTGCCATCTAGACAGTCTCAACTAAGCTCAAAGGAAAATTCTGTAAACAAGCTGGCTGATGGCATACATGGATTTACTGCCAAAGAGGAAGAAAGGATGTAAGTATCATATGCCTGCTTATTGGAATATGTATGCAACAGTATCGGTTTTTGGGAATTTGTTTCCTGCTGCTTGGTGAAAGGCTACGGCCCAGGATCTCTGACCATTTCTAATGAATCAACAATAGCTGAATAATTCCATAAACCATTTTCCGAATATGCTTTGCACTAATAATTGTCTTTACTAACACACTAGCTGCTTGGTGTCTAGTGTAAAAATAGCATGTTTCAGGTGGCATTTGATGTTTGGTGGTCAGTGAATGAGGTTGCCCTTTCCTTCAGCATTTTGTTACCAAAAGAAATGTGGTGAGAAAAAAGCTGCACAGCAAAATCATCAGaactaaattaacatttaaaagtatAATGTATGTATAGGAACAATAGTGCCATATATAGTTTGAAGTTTTCATTTTACATAACCGGTGTGTGTAATATGTATCTGCACAAATCCATGCAGAGATGTACGTTGATTACATGTAACAGCCATATGTAAACATTGACATTTTTAATGGGCATGAGCATGCGGTTTTTGAGAACATAAAAATGGGAGTAAGCTAAGTAGTACATcaggtaagattttttttttttatttattctattaattaaaatgaagttctgtattttaatacagGTACATTCTTTTTTATCATGGCACTGGATAGTTGCAATGTGTTGCACATGTTGAGTGGACATGCAATTTCACCATCCTATATGCATGTTATACTACTGGTGATTTGCTGTGTACCTGAAttcaaaacacattattttactgactttttgtttttgttttttttcttttcttcaaaatGTTGATAACATTAGATCCCACATTAACTCTCTTGATGACCTGTCTGTCCCTCCTACATGTACAGCTGGTTTTCATCAATTTGAGTCTGTATCTTTCCCTTTTTTGACACAAGTAATTAGTCACCTTAAGCCCACAACTTGTCCGCTAGATATTGTTCCTgcttatcattttaaagatgtttttgaaGTGGTTGTGTCTAGCATTTTGTACGTTATAAATAGCTGTCGTGAGACTGGTTCAGTCCCAGCCTTTTTTGGCCGTGCCGTGGTGCagcctttaattaaaaaaaaaagaaatctggatTTTACAAACTTTTTGAACTTCAGACTCCTCTTTATGTTGCTCTTTCTTTCTAAAATTAAGGAGAAGGTTGTCTTTCAACAGCTGCaaacctttttaaatgaaaatggcagttttaaagtatttcaatctggttttaagacacaccacagcatagagtCAGCACTTTTTTAGGGTTCTAAGCAATCTCCTATTGATATGTGACTCTGGGGATACCGCTGTCTTGTTGCTGTTAGAtctaagtgcagcatttgatttgACACCCTTATCAGCCGTCTTGAGCAGTATGTGGGTATACAAGGATCTGCTTTGGAATGTACATGGTGCCCTTAGgatcaatatttaaaaaacacaatatttcttTCCATTGCTACACAGGTATATCTTCTTCTGAAACAAATTCTCATAAACAATTATTGGAATGTCTGAAAGACATTCAAAGCTGAATGCTGCTAAAGTTTcttagttaataaaaaaaaacaacaaaaaacagattgtgtgttttggatcTTCTTTATTGTACTCCTGCAAGTAATCATGTGCCTTTGATAATGTACTGTAAACCCTGATTTTTGATAATGCCCTcaaatttgataaacaaattTAACCCCATTGTTAAAGCCTGTTTCTGTCAGCTCAGTGTATTGGCTAAGGTCAAGCCCTTTCTTTCTGTACATGATTTTGAAATATTAATTCATTTGTCTCTTCTCAGCTTGACTATTGCAACTCTTTATACATTGGAGTTAATCAGTTACCCCTTGCTCATCTTCAAttagtccagaatgctgctgccaaGCTTCTAACAAGCACTTGAAAACAAAATCGCATCTCACCAGTCTTagcttctcttcactggcttcctgtgtgcTACAggattgtgtttaaaattttactgtttgtttttaagttCCTGAATGCTTTAACTCCCTTTTATCTTACTGACCTCTTACACTCGAACTCTTCTTCATGATCACGGAGGTCCTCTGACCAGAGGTTATTGCTTGTGCCAAGTTCTACACTTGGTTTTAGAGGAGACTGTGTTTTTACTGCTTTGTAATAGTCTACCCTTTTATCTTAGGTTGGGACCAACTTTGGTCCCTTAAGTCCGGCCTGAAAGACTATATTTTTGCCTTAGAacttgtatgtatatgtatgcatcATTGTATATATTGGTGTATTTATGGAAGCTGTTGTTTGAAGTGtcctctataaataaaattgacttgacagCAAGAACATGTGCAACAAAATGATtacatgcagtattttttttttctcttgccctTAAGTAGTCATTCTAGATTAAAATACCTTTCCTCGAGGTTAAGgtcattattttattgtttacagtTTGAGACTGTTGATTTTTTTGGGAGAGGGTAATTCAATCCCATTTGTAGTATTTGGTCCAGTGAATTACCAAGATCAATCAGAGCATCTATTCAGCAAAGGAATTCTTGCCCACACAACCCAACTTGCATCCATGCCAAGCTGGATACGTCAGTCTCACAATCTGCATAATACAGACAGTTTATAGAATTTAAATATCAGCACAGCTTCagaatcctgggtttgaattttgGCATGAAGTTGTAACTTTCATCTGGTGTCTGCATGACCTCTCTTCTTGTATTATGGTTTTGtaaaggtgtgtgtgtttgtctataTTCAGAGATTGACTGATATCCCATCCCGGGTGAACTTTTCCTTTGTTTGGTGGTACCAAAATAGACAATGGTTCCCAGAGTTTTATATTGATCATTTTGATAATAGCTGGGAcggaatttgatttatttatttatttttttattttttgaaaggaaAACACCTTTTACTTCAAACtagcatatgtacagtatttatcttGTTTTTCATATGCTCATATACTATAACTTAGATCCTGAAAGACCGTTATTTTTCAAGGTGTATGATTCCGTGAGTCAGCCTTACTGAATTGCTTGTTTTAAAGCAACTGCCATTAGCTTTACTTTCTCTGTTCTTAATGTTTCCTAATATAGATAGGCACAGGAGGATGTTTTTTGAACCTGGGAGAAACTGCAGCCCATACAGCAACAGTCAAATGTATGCAAGCAATACACtgtaaacagtaaataaaaaaacccaTTATGTACAAATTATCAAAATAAAGTTGCCGAAGAACATGTTCCAACCAGAGGATTTGTTGTAAAGTCTAATGTCCACTATAGCACAGACTCGTGGATGCTTGCCCTAGAGCATCATTTTAGAATGGACCTCTTGCTAAAGGTGCTGCATAGTCTGACCATTTACACAAGACAAGGTCTTCCTACATCATTCACACCTTGCAATCATAGAATTAGTCTAGTAACTTTTATGTGAATTTTAAATAGCCTTTTTTCTGCTTGTCCATCTTATAATTTAACCACTATTCCAGTCAAGGTTTGAGAGATACTTTTATACAACTAAATGGTCACCCCTTTACAAAGCAAGCTATAGCTTAACATCCACATTAAGGGCACACATAAACGTCTTATTAAAGCACCAGAATGTTCTGATAGTTTGCATAGGCAGTATCATACATCTCTAGCTATCaagtgttttttccctttttataatGTTCCATTCCAATTAAatctgcaatggactgatgtcctgttcagattttatttttgccttgcGCCCAATACTAGCTGGCATATACTCCAGCACCGCTATGATTCTGCTCAGGAtttaagcagtttagaaaatgactgacagacatttcaattaaatgtatttttttaactgtttaatgTGAAGTCAACACAGGTTTAAACAACCTATTTAAAAGAATGTGTAGTTTTACTGTCTTCAAGCATGCCTTTACAAGCTGTACCTGCAAGTGTTTTTATGAGATATAAGTGCATCAgcttatttaaatatgtattgaGCCACTTGATATAAAATTGcctgaatgtttttaaaatagtCTTACAAGATTGCTATGCTTTAGTCATTGATGAATTTTGCCAGTTTGTGATGTTtgccttttttgtcatttattaagtATAACAgcctttgtctttattttttttttatttaccagtaaCACTTAAAAATAAGGTTagtaatgcatacatttttctggATAAAGATTTAAATGATTGACTCTCTTAGCAATGCAATTTATTGCATCTGAGGATGTCATCTGGTCTATGCTATTTTATAAGAGATTAGCTCAGATGTACCTCTAACTAAAACATTGCCTGCAgaagcatattttatttatacaattggTCTACTTGGTTTAGCTAAATAATAAATGTACTTCTTGGTCCAACTGctaaattttatttaacatttgttttcaGCCGAAAGTTGCAAGAATGGCAGAAAGCCAAAGGCAAAGCATATAAACGACCGCCAATGCCCACACCTGTGAAAAAAGTGGAGGTAAAAAATGAACTTCCGACGAAACAATCATTCTGGGCTACCATAGAAGAAGAGGATGCCATTAATAGCCTGGTGACCAGCATTGATCGTATGCTGTCAGACTGCTTGGAACTAATACACAAGGTACACACCCAAGTCTGATAAACACCCAGGGCTTTCTCATTGGTATAGGTTAATATTAGCTTTGATGAAATGAAGCAGATCTGGTTAGTCTAAATCATTTGCACAGGTACATCAAAAAAGCACAGAATTGAATCCAGCAAGATGAGGGTTGGAgtaggaatactccatccaaaagtGTTATTTATTAATGCTGCTTACCCCATGTTGTTTGTAatgatggcagagaaaaaaatgtatctaatgtTGTCATGCTTGTCCCATGGTGGAAACACAGTTCATGATACAATAGGGGTCTATGGTGATCACTGGACAATGGCAAACTTCCACAGAAATGTCCATGAAATTGTGGCGCTGCTCGTTTTGCATAATCAATATGTCGAGTCATTCAGTCATATGATGCCAATATCccaaacacactttttttttatctaaaacatTCTTAATTAAATCGCCTCCAGAAAACACTCTTGTGTATAAAAATGGAATGCACTCGGATGCGaatgagcatttgaattgaaggcCTGTCTCCCATTGTTACATTTCTGTTCATAGCGGTGACCCACAACTGGAGTGCCTCGGGATTACTTATTGGCAGTTGGTGAAACTATATGATAAAAATTGACCTTCTCCTTGATTAAGCTTGTCAGACATTCAAAAGTACAAGGTATTTTCTTTTCCTGATGatgttttctattgtttttctttaatttgtaacATTTAGTTCTGCATTCCTCTTAGCACATACTTTTTGTTAATATCATGTGAAGGTCAGTGTTAGCCAAAGAGTAAGCTGTTACTAGGCTGGAtgcctgaccaatgaatgatgtTGTTTTGAATGAGAGTGTGTgctattttttcatttgtgaGAGTATTTTTCAGAATTGGcttatttaacaatgttttattaaaaactaggctgacccgccttttaaggcaaccgacttttaagttgactatttcttaaggcaattcaatatgtagatcaatttgatattttatacaaactcattaatttggttgtATTGCATTTGAgctgtattactttaatacttgtagtttctgttatttttgtgatgaaatgtaaactttttttctatattgaggtcacccttttgaacccccctgatatttactacgcggtgaggcatttgtactccatcaacattaattatttccagagacataattttgtccatttttccagcgcatcgtgcacaaaagcaagggaatgatgggagcaccaaaactctgctcacatcatgtcgcttcgtatcTCAAGCTGCAAGTAATAAGTCTTTGATAAGCGGAATATCACTACGCTTTCcgctcacgggacagaaggacaatcccgattgcttttatatagtaagaaagaagaagaagatatcgcacagtctggagtagaaaatcatcttttacctggaaaaacgaaactacaaatcccattgtgcattgcaaaatggacggggcgtgtgtgaaactccgcgcctgcgtagcactcacggaacggaaggacaatccctatcatttttatataaaaggatTATTTTTTTGGACATTGTTAGCATACAACTAGATGTCTTGATATATGGATTATGCGACGCATGcaccatgagatttttttcactgaCTTTTTTGATACTGTTTGTCTTGTGTTGGTCACCATTGACACCAGTTATATCAGAAAAGTTATCTCAATTCTTCATGTAAACGTAAATATTTTTCTctgtcatcactacaaactacatggattaatagataaaaaaatgtcatttttgtttggAGTATTCCATTAAATTTATAAACTCCTGTtgtagttgttttaaatgtgtttttttttttttttgccatgaatCCTTGTTTAGTCAAACcccttctttttcttaaataaaaagttGGTACCCTTAAATTATATGTCTGGTTTGGGGGAGTGATGCATGTAAATATCAATTTAAATGTAGTGGCTTGGTGATACAGTGATGATCGCTGATATATCAGAGAATTAGGGTGCCTAGAGGCATATAGA is a genomic window containing:
- the ckap2l gene encoding cytoskeleton-associated protein 2-like, whose product is MDEKNKDPARTVQELRKQKLLEYLANKGKLKPPNPKPYLRDIPNTKKVLPTSSCQTFSRVASKDKENSCPTVSKSIVNKSKIGNGANCSNYAVSIDDRKPWNSSTLISRPSVKTSVSSKPLPSSSAAKPPSRSACVPLENLRVSGASRQHLSAKGLIPNHRPSSATLQPSSRTQLLPSVRTAVKRAGEGAYVHNKTTANQFAKDSGTFRSFGDLRATRLSSRVVGTKTALAGRRPEEAKSNCKTDGQSSRTVAVQDQKSMIPLSSGHSRRSFQSQARIKSCDRVSARKVTDRRTLGSRTAAFTDKNRPSSATFDMHFSRREPSELKNNVKSAEGNKKILSNKRSICKKENNHPVASNTMTTRPSSLPNLPSRQSQLSSKENSVNKLADGIHGFTAKEEERIRKLQEWQKAKGKAYKRPPMPTPVKKVEVKNELPTKQSFWATIEEEDAINSLVTSIDRMLSDCLELIHKGCPSEEVLDIMARMPVAKKFARYWMCKAWLMERDGNYDVLPLFEEAVRDVAEPVEQLRAVIFEIMKKKEDNKVALNSVPEEPTTPLHLSSSEPVPVEDDSSKATENEPKTPKSLNVLLRTEKNGSSVVKYKVTSTAGGAEKCHKTPVHLRGQELKFLTPVRRSVRIEKRSYPHALEEHDLCVASYQELMAAEDMDNAKYVYRQNDALQDQIQMEFVLSSSGGSSFDEHRVFAF